The genomic window TTGGGTCCGGCACATTGCTGCACCGCCCTCTCTGCAGCTTCTGCTCGAAATCGATCTCATTTGTGACCTCATCGATGATGTGCAGTTATCACAGGAACCTGACACGTTCACTTGGAGACTGACCGCTGATCGATCCTACTCATCAGCTTCAGCCTATGGTGCCATGTTCCTCGGATCCTCACCGGTTCTTGGCGCCAAGCAGATTTGGAAGACGCCGGCTCCGCCGAAGGTTCGCTTCTTCTGGTTAACCATGCATGGGCGCTGCTGGACTGGTGATCGCCGCTTCCGCCACGGCTTGCAACCCTCCAACGATTGCATCATGTGTGATCAAGAACCTGAAACGATGGATCACATTCTAATTGGGTGCAGCTTCAGTAGGGAAGTTTGGCACATTTGGTTTGCAAGAATTTGGCTGCATGTGCCTTCAGCTGATGATGGAGAGGCAGCTCTGGAATGGTGGTTGCGGTCTAGAAAGACAGTTCAAAAATCGCTGCGACGTGGCTTTGATTCGCTTATTTTCCTGGTGGGCTGGATGTTGTGGAAAGAAAGGAACTCCCGCACCTTTAATGCTGTTGCATCCACGCCTGGGTTGCTGGTTCTCGCgatgaaggaggaggccgagcgCTGGTGCTCGGCAGGGAACAGATGCCTGGGGCTGATCTTGGCGAGGTTGTAGTTCGTGTTGCCCTTTGTCGCAAAATTTGCTAAAATGTAATCTTTGGTTGTGAATCCAGTAGTGCTAGGTTTTGGTAACCATGTCGTTACCATGGCTTGTTTTCAAAACTCTATCTGCTTAATGAAATATGCGCTACGGCgtgttctcaaaaaaaaaaaaaatcgaagaACGCAACTGCTAAGTTGAGCCATTTCCTACATTAGAAACCCTTGAGAACAACCAGTTTGCCCTGGTCTTGCTGCAAGACAAACCTTCCAATAATTTGCTCAACGCTGCTATCCTGGCCCATGCTCTCTCGAAACAAGGAGGTCCACACAAAGCTCAAACCACACACGCGCGTATCGTCAGCTCGCCATGCATATCGTCGTGAACCTGCTGCTATAAAAGGCAGGTCCTCAACACGTGCCATCTCTTCACAAATTTGCAggcaggtggtcggcggcgtctcGCTATCCACCACCGCCGCTCCAATTTCTCCTCGATTATCTTCTGCTCCCCCCGCAAAAGGGGCAGAGAAATCTAACCCATTTCTGCGGTTAGTGACGGAAGATCAGGGAGATCCGAGCGAGATGGGTCGTCCCACCGGCTCTGCCGCCATCCTCTTCTGCTGCATCTGCGTCGTCGAATTGTCGTCGTCCATGGCCGTCGTCGGGTCCGCCGCCCCGGAGGAAACCCCCAAGTTTATCTCAAGTACTGTTGCTCACCGTGGAAATTTAACCCATTTTGAGCCTCGTGCATGAGTTGACGTGTGCGTCCCCCTCTTTTTCTCTGATGATTCGCCTTCAGTGGGCGCCCTTGAGTGCTCCGATAACATAACGAAGACAACGCCAGCGCGCAAGCTGGGCGCTGTTGAAGGCAACGGTACGTGTCTCTAAACCAAACGCAGCTTGCTTGATTTCTTCCGCGTCACGTGTGCCAATCGAGCCGAATTGATGTGAACCACGCGCGTCGACGATGATCGGCGCGTGCGAATTGCGGTGCAGGGGTGTGCCCCGTGCGGTTCGACCACACGCGCGGGATCAGCGCGGTGGCCGGAAGCTGCAGGGACCGGCCGGCGCCGTCGGCGGAGCGGTGCTGCGGAGCGCTGAAGACCTTCGCGTGCCCCTACAGCGAGCTCATCAACGACAACGACCACAACGGGTGCGCCAGCGACATGTTCTACCAGATCATCGTCCGCGGCAGGCTGCGGCCGGGCCTCTTCTCGCAGCTGTGCGTCGAAGGCCCGCTGGGCCTCCAGTGCTGATCAAGTGGAATGCGTGCcagctcgctgctgctgctggcggcTGCGTGCGGCGTGCCCGACCCACCCGGCCGGTATATATCTGGGTAATATAATTAATTATTACCTAAGATAAGACGATGATGCCCGGCACGTCCACTGCGTGCCATTGATTTGATGCATGTATGCGGTTTTAATTTGTAAAATCGGAGGATTCAATAAAAAATATTGTAAATCGGAGTCGATCGATACCAAGGGACACTCTGTATCATTTTTCCCTTGTAATGTAATTGCACATGTATTTTGTTGTACACAAAAGAAAAACCTTAGAATATAAGAGGATGTTTCTCATTGGAAAAAAAACTGTTGTTTGGACACTGTATCATGTTTCACGAGCTTGGGTAGACAAAATTAGCGCTGTGTTGGCCTCTATTTTCGAATTGAACCTGAAATCGCCAAATCGGTGCTCATAGGATCATACTAGATACATCAAACATCAAATTGGAGCACAAAACAAAACTTATTTCTGTTAAAGATCAAACTAGAGCAGCAAGAAATTAAATCAGACGAGACCAACCAATTGAATGGAGACACACATCTGTGTCGTAAATCTAAGGATGCTGAATTTAACGCCACGCTCTCAACTCCCCTGATGCGATCTCACAGAAgtttcgtttgggcttgtttggctgataagtcataacTGAAAGTATTGTCGGCTGATTtgacgtgagagaaaaatattattcgctgGCTGAAAAAATACAGCTTATAACAAGCTGAAACGAACATGGCGTATATCCGACGCAGTCTCCTCGCCGTGTCAGATGCACGAGGTCGAAGCTCCACGCCGCATAAGCTAAACACGCCTGTCCACGTGATGCTGGAGCAAATAATCTCTACTACTAGCGAGTCAGACGTGTCGTCTGAGTTTCGTATAATGATGACGTCACGCATGGCGTACAACACGCCACCATCTTACGCTATGCAGTGTAGAGTGCATGCCATGGAAGTGGACTCGCAGCGCCTTTGCGGGCCACGACAGTCCAAGGAAGGACTACTGTGGCGGGTATGACCGGAAAAAAAATTCCACGGGACAAGTCCGCAACTCCGCGTCTGGTGCGGCCGTCCATCCATTCCTGACTGATGGACCTGACCATTGTCTCCCCCGTTCGTCCAGAGGGAACGCTCTCTATCCGCACCGCACGGACAGCACGCGAAGTCTGTGTTCGCTGTCGCCCACTGTCCTCCGTGGGCCCACTCCTTTTCTCATTTTCCTTTTCTGTAGCGCATCCCAAGATGATGAAAGGCTACGCAAATCCAGTTTGGTGGATGTTTTGGTAGTACTAtcgttttcttttctctctcACTTTTCTTCCTTTTTCCTTTGCTTTTCCATTCTTTTTCATTTGCAAATCCAATTTATTTATGTAAAAGTTGTTCTACAAAAGTTATATTGATAAATTATTATAATAAATTTAGTTGGGCTAAAAAAAGGTCATGGGTTTGTGTCAAAGTCCCTTCTTGCTCATGGTTGTAACATTGagagcaaagtggtgcgcattggcaccacgcttcgctcgtcgacttcctccgcgccaacagagacatctttgcgtaaAAACCCtgggacatgccaggcattccgagagaagtcaccgagcacgccttgaagattaggctgggctccaagccggtgaagcagcgcttgcgtcgcttcgacgaagggaagcgcagggccatcggcgaggagattgcgaagcttttgatGGCCGGGTTCATCagcccgagtggttagccaatcccgttcttatacgaaagaagagtggaaaATAGAGAATGTgagttgactacacgggtctcaacaaagcatgtccaaagaatCCGTTTCCTTTGCAGTTCTTAATTGTCGGGGTTGCAGACCTCTTGAGCCTTTAACATTCACTCCCTCCACATTTTGGACAACGGTCTCTAAAACATTGACCATTATTTTCTACTAGAATATAAATGAACATCCTAACAAATTTATGCTTTTGTGAAAGTTTTTTTCAAGACAAATGTACGCATACAACTTTCAAGTTTCTAACCTAAATACATTAAAAGTTATTTGTAATCAAATTTTAAAAAGACTCAAACCTTGTCCAAAACGTCAAAGTATTTGCAAACAGGAAGGAATATAATAATCTAAAAACATGCCACCTCAGCTGCTTTACTGTTTTGCTCTTGTGGCTTACCCTGTTATTGAAATTGAGTTCATGCTAATAATCGAAAAGGCATGTGCTACCTCTCCAGATGACCAATATATAGCATTTTAAACCTTTAACTGTTGTATCCTTTTAGGCCAAAAATAACAGTTAGATTACACAAGCCACAGGCATAGTTGTCTTCCAATTGAGGTTGACTATGTCTGCATCTTTTCGATGATCTGGACATGCATTGAATTTACTGATTTTGATGTTGACATGCAGCTCACAGATTTGTTCTGCCTATGTTAGAATAAAATTGGACCTTTTTACCCTGTGGAACCACGAGCTATTCTACTGTTACTTTGTTTTGATAGCTGCATTGTTGACATTAAGGTTCCAGTTTCAATTCCTAAATGAAACCAGTTTGCACTCACATTCTGGTGTCCCTTCATCGCCCGATATTTCATTTATAGAATATTAGGTAGATTGAATAGCCACTTTTACATCCAGAGTCTTGTTCTTAAAAAGGTAAACACTAAAGTACAGTAGAAAGTATGATGGAAAAGCTGTTGACTTCCTTTTATATAAACAGGAGTATTGGAGTTATTTAAGAGCTTAACCGTTATCTGGACAATTGAGTATCCTTatagctgttgcacatgctgacAATTTACCTTGCTCTTAGAATTTTTTTCACACGACACTTCTGGGGTTATATTTGAACAAAACAATGTCCAGTTATTAAGGTCCTAATTTTGCGCTGTCTTGCAATTTCTATATTCACTAGTACGCTATCAGCCACATGCTGAATACTCTTGCTTGGTATGCACACTTATATTTGTTGGTATGAAAATGATAGCCTGGAGCATGCCCATGTCATAATTTTCTGTgaagttttttttcttctaaaatgatcttttatttattttgcatccTTTTCCTTCCAAGCCCTCTCTTTGTTGACTCTAATctcataataataataatcatacaTTGTGACTTTCTTATCGGTGATCTCACTAGATAGCTAATTATGCTGGACAAACGTACTCTAGTACTGATCGTCTCATTTTCCTTTCAACAATTGTTTTGACATAAAATAATTAAACTGTTGTTTTGACCTGACCTCTAGGATCTAGACGTGTTTGGTTTAAAATTAAGTGGGACAGAAACAGGGTGTGGTGTGCATGCATAAAATATGACTTCAATTGTTATTGGACTGCTCTAGATATTAGATCACCTGTTTGCCTCGTTTACTTCATGAAGTATGTCAAATCTGAGATTGAAAATTCTTTGTATGGTAAAAGCATCTTAGGACTTCACAAAAAAATGGCCATGTGCTTATTGCTAGGATTAATTCGAAAATATTGCTTAATCTTACATCTTAATACTTAAGAGTTCAACCACATTTATATCTTGTGGATGTTTTTTGAGAAGTCATTATCAGTTTCTTGTTCCATCGCTAATTTCAGATTTCCAGGTTAAATATGCTTCCTATTAGTCAAGGCAACATTCTGTTTCAATCATTtcctgtttcatatgtttggaaTGATGTCTATCTTGATCATCAATTATTTGGAAGCTGCAGATGGAAAGTATGAAACATTTAATGAAGTTAATTCTCCTCAATTTTTGCTCCACGTGTTTGAGGCGTCATTCTGGCATGTAACACAATTTTGTGGATGGCATATCTGGTTTGCACTTCATCAACTCATTGTCAGAGCTCTGCCATGGAAGAACTCCAAATTTCCAGGATACCCTTCATGGATCACTCTCACCTCCTCTCCATCTTTCAACATGTTGACTACCCGCCTGTCCCAGCCATGTTCACCATGGCCCAGGCCCTCACTTCCAAGCCAATGCCATCTGCTATCATCGCAGACATTTTCAAGCTAATCCATTCAGACCTTGGTTGCCTGCGCTCACAGCTTCTCACATGTGAAGGTGCACCACATTTAAGCACGACAGCACATATGCCATGCTAGCCAAGCATGCCCGGCGATGTGTTTCTGTGCAAGGCTTCGTCAGGATATACTGTGGCACTGGTAGGCGACAACGGCTGCATCTTCCACTTCTGGATGGTTACTAGAGCAatgtcatcttcaccgccacatCATTTGTCAAGGCAAGCAAGGTGACCAGTGGTCTAGCAGATGGGGTTGCAGTCATCCAGGAGGCACTAAGTTTGATGGATAATGACTATTGCCGCTCAGCATTGGACTACTCGGGGTTGAATCGGAGTTTTCAGCATTGATAGATGGAGCATAGATGGAGCTCACATCTAACAGTTCCCGAACCTGGGGCTCACGAGCTGGGTGTGGCCTGTGTTCATGGGCCCAATCACATGCGGCGGCCTGAGGTTTCTTATCCCAGGCCCAAATGGCGATGTGCAGGCTGAACACATGAAGATGGTCCAGAAGCTGATATTTGAGTTGTAAATGGAGTGCTTTACTTATTGGAGAAGGATTGTAATAGGGCAAGAAGCTTCAGGGCATAGCCAGGTTCTCCCTGGTGAAACGTCTGTTGAATCTTCAGAGTGAGCCCAGCTACTGTTGGTCTTCAAATCTTGTAGAGTGAATTCATGGTCCACCATTTTATGGGAATATTTGGAAAACATCTAATTGTACAATTACCAGTAATGAGTCCTATTTAGAAAAAGGGGGGAAACAATGCAGAAAGGGTTTACAAAGTTACATTCTGTGAAGAAACTTGATGGAGGGAAATCATTGCAACTATGGCTTGGGTCTGGTGTTTCCTTCTGCCTGGAGTACAATCTGTCACTCTGGCTTGGGTCGGATTGAGCTGCTACAGCCTGCTAGTGAATACTCAGGTTGGCTGAAAGTTTCCTCTATGGCAGATCTGTGTTCCTGATGTTTCTTCAAGGTCATGCTACAATAATATGACCCATAATAACATGTGCAAATTTTCATTATTTTTCCAGATTGAACAAGCAGCTGTTTGTGTGTTGAGGGGTGGGGGCAGCTGCGGTCTTTTGCTTTGTTCGCTCTCTCGGCGCAGAAACGCTCCTTGCGGGGTACGCGTGTCCTGTAACTGCCGACTGCAGTCCGCTGCTGTCCCCGTTTCAAGGCTACTACTGGTTTGCGGAGTGCGGCCGACATGTGGGGCACTGCAGACGCCGAGGCTGATACGCTCGGGGAGCCCCACCGTTGGAAACCTGAACTGAAAGCACAAGAGGGGCCTCACGCAGCCCGAGGCCACTGCAGGGGAGCACACCCACTcccacccggcccacctcgccGCCTCCGCCCTCTTCTCTGCCCCCGCGCCGCCTCCCTCTGTCCCCTCTCGTTCTCCCTTCCACGATGAGGCAACGGCGCAGCGCCTTGAGGCCAGGGCTAGTACATTCCCGTCGTTCCACGACCGATGAGGCCGCGGTGCCGCCCGGCGGAGCATTTCGCGGAGTGCCGGCCGGCGCGCCACGACGGCTCCGCTGCGCCGCGACGCGGGCTGGCTGGGCTCCGGTGTCCACGCCGCGGCTGCTGTCTGCGGCGGGTCCTCCGTCTCGCGAGCGTTGGCCAGGGGCCCTTGACCCCGCAGAAGCTGCCGCTACCTGGCCGCCGGCGCTGCGACGACCCGTGAAGGTGCAACATTGCTCGCTCGACTCGTGTGCGGCTGTCGTGCTGGCGCCGCCGCGAGCGGTGGGCGGGCGCCCCCGTGCGCGCACTAGCCGCTCGACGCGACGAGTGCCAATGCCAAGCCGACAGCTTTGGCGCCCGTGTGTGCCTTCGCAGCTCCGCTGCGTCTCGTTCTTGCTCGCATCGGCGTACCACGTGCTGAATCGTGGGACCACACCAGGTGCTACTCTTACACCAATCCTCCATCACCTCGTGATTGTTCGAATTCGTATTTCTCACGCTTATCTTGCTAGTTGTTCTATTTGGATCCGCAGTCATCGTTGAGGGTCTTGAACCTTTCCTCATGCTCACTTCCGCTTACAACTGTTATCTCTGCCGATCATTAAGTCACACTCTGATTTCGCTACAACTAAGCCTGTATATGTATATATTTATGTAACTCTGATTTTTCTACAATTAAGCCTATATATTTATATTGCATATAAGCACCGTTCTCAATTGTTAGAATAACTAAAGTTTGTCCACATAATTTGATGCTTTCAATTTATTTATATCTGAAACGTGCATTTTAAACTTGAAACCTTGCTGGTCTGTCTCGAGATATTTTTGCCCCTGGTTCTATAAGATTTTATCGGAAAATAAATTAAAAGCGGGGAGGAGAAGGGAATGTTAAGGCATACAACTGTCGCTGTCAAAAAGTAGGTGGGCCAGGCCGCTGTAACAAGCAGGATAGAGAAGTGCCCTTCAAGAAAGAAGCGTGACATCGTGACATCACTGTGATACGGCATCGTGTTTCGTTCGAAATTTGAGATTCAGGGCCCGTTTAGTTACCCCAAAGTTGGCGCCGGCGGAATTCGGTCggcactgtagcgcactgtagcgtttcgtttttatttgataataattatcTAATCGTTgacctaattaggctcaaaacgttcgtctcgcaaagtacaaccaaactgtgcaattagtttttgatttcgtcaacatttagtactccatgcatgtaccacaagtttgatgtgacgagaaatcttctttttgtatagtgtcaaagttgagagttttggtgaactaaacaagggctcacaTCTTCTTAATGACTTAATCCACTTTATCCTATTCGTATTTATTATTAACAAACAGGATTAATTGCCGAACCGCATTTTCTTTACTGCACACGGCTTGCTATTGATGACAGTGGAATCTGGATTAACCATTTAACCGCCTTCATGATTGGGCAGGTCAAGACAAAGGCGGTTCACCGGGCTCTCGGCGTGAACTTGTCTGGGCGTGACGCGTGCCGAAGCCGAAGCCGAGCCGGTGGAGCCGATCCATCGGCGCGTGGGCACCCAACCCGAGCGAAGCAACCGACCGGAGGCGTGGGAGTGGGGTGGGGCTGGGTATAAGTGCAAGTGCCCCCCTCCCTTGCATGGGACGACCGCATTCtctcgctctcctctctctctctctcccccagtCTCTCTCCCTTTccctcgctctcgctctctctctcctgCGAGGACCGCCCGGGAAGGTGAGATCGATCTCCCTGTTCCCTCCCCTTTCTCTCTTCTCCAAGTTTTGATTCTGTTCACCTCTGCTTCATCCCCAAAACCCCGTCCTCCTGCTACTTCGTTCTAAAGCCCGTAAGATCTCTTTTCCTTCTGCCCTCAGCGCTGCGATTTCGTCTCGCTCCCGTgcatgttcgtggtcgtgttttatTTGAATATTGCTGCTGTT from Miscanthus floridulus cultivar M001 chromosome 11, ASM1932011v1, whole genome shotgun sequence includes these protein-coding regions:
- the LOC136491280 gene encoding GPI-anchored protein LLG1-like — translated: MGRPTGSAAILFCCICVVELSSSMAVVGSAAPEETPKFISMGALECSDNITKTTPARKLGAVEGNGVCPVRFDHTRGISAVAGSCRDRPAPSAERCCGALKTFACPYSELINDNDHNGCASDMFYQIIVRGRLRPGLFSQLCVEGPLGLQC